A DNA window from Bubalus bubalis isolate 160015118507 breed Murrah chromosome 20, NDDB_SH_1, whole genome shotgun sequence contains the following coding sequences:
- the MAP1A gene encoding microtubule-associated protein 1A produces METEAGPGRPRGVAMDTSPGLGLRSPGSPPAQNPAEPLREAGAVVAAARWDLRKHSLLIVIGDIATESQLRAVRAHLEQGILSWNIDLSSIDLNQQLRLFITRHLAHFSSEVKGQRTLCHQSEILETVILVNPSADSISSEVHHLLSSPSAHKLLILSGQSLEPGGDLILQSGTYSYQNFAQVLQNPEIAQLLSNRDPGIQAFLTVSCLGEGDWSHLGLSSSQETLHLRLNPEPTLPTMDGVAEFSEYVSETVDVPSPFDLLEPPTSGGFLKLSKPCCYIFPGGRGDSALFAVNGFNILVDGGSDRKSCFWKLVRHLDRIDSVLLTHIGADNLPGINGLLQRKVAELEEEQSQGSSSYSDWVKNLISPELGVVFFNVPDKLRLPDASRKAKRSIEEACLTLQHLNRLGIQAEPLYRVVSNTIEPLTLFHKMGVGRLDMYVLNPVKDSKEMQFLMQKWAGNSKAKTGIVLANGKEAEISVPYLTSITALVVWLPANPTEKIVRVLFPGNAPQNKILEGLEKLRHLDFLRYPVATQKDLATGAVPANLKPSKIKQRADSKESLKATTKTPVGKLAKREEVAEEGAKEARSELAKELAKTEKKAKESSEKPPEKPAKPERVKTESSEALKAEKRKLIKDKVGKKHLKEKISKLEEKKDKEKKEIKKERKEPKKDEGRKEEKKDAKKEEKKKDTKPEVKKISKPDLKPFTPEVRKTLYKAKAPGRVKMDKSRATRGEKELSSEPRTPPAQKGAPPLPARELALSSPEDLTQDFEELKREERELLTEQRDEKPLPLDTAEEGLPSTAAQVAPPSVPGLEAEVPVVKEKEVVPDIPEERGSKDRGPDSGAETEEEKDTWEEKKPKEAEGLPDRTETREESEPEVKEDVIEKAELEEMEELPPSDEEEEEETKAEGFYQKHLQEALKVTPGGKEALGGRELGLQGKAPEKETSSFLSSLATPAGATEHVSYIQDETIPGYSETEQTISDEEIHDEPEERAAPPRFPTGTYDLPGPEGPGPFEASQPADSAVPAPASKAYGAPETELTYPPNMVAAPLAEEEHVSSATSITECDKLSSFATSVAEDQSVASLTAPQTEETGKSSLLLDTVTSIPSSRTEATQGLDYVPSAGTISPTSSLEEDKGFKSPPYEDFSVTGESEKRGEMVGRGLSGERALEGEEEEETTNVQMSEKLHGQYGPPMFATPGHALHPGEPALGEAEERCLSPDDSTVKMASPPPSGPPSATHTPFHQSPVEEKSEPQDFQEADSWGDTKSIPGVGKEVAAEETAKPGPDKGALEEEGKASPPRSPQAQEVPISIAGGQAGRTIQLLPEQDKAIVLETVEVEEPAGPVLETEALPGDLRTSLQELGEPQKEEVLQIPDRGLSPEEAESLSVLSVVSPDAAKKQDAIPRSPCDLMEQRLHTDLWPQGSPEDTRSLSLSEESPSKETSLDISSKQLSPESLGTLQFGELSLGKEEKGPLIQAEDTTLHLAPVSIPEARAATVSPPTDGTSGYSARADITDESPDGKLPTSSFSPTALLGDGRHSPGVITSLGEHILTPDSSLTKSPESLPSPAMEDIVMEWEGKVPKLKDRLPEQKEKAPEPTDEVLQQQGKTLEQRDTVMEQRDTAICQKDEVLEEKHKAGEPQDQAVEQKGRDSEHRETAPDQKDQAPERKDKDLEPKDRDLEHRDTAPEQKDQAPEGKDKDLEPKDRGLEHRDTAPEQKDQAPEGKDKDLEPKDRGLEHRDTAPEQKDQAPEGKDKDLEPKDRGLEHRDTAPEQKDQAPEGKDKDLEPKDKDLEAKDKALEQEDKVPEGKDKILEQKIRDLEHKDTVPEDTVAELKGKALEQKDEASEQDKAPEQKDKAQKDQAPEQKDQALAQKYWALEQKAEALKQTIKATEQKDKFLEEKDKTQEQESPVQEDKTMAPKEKILEEKSPEKVKAVEQKEEAVLEKSKAPGLEESPVQEDKAWEKYQKEQDVVQEWRETSPSSREPAGEQKEPARTWEDTSPEQEDTYWRGREDVVLEQDTYWQELSCERKVWFPHELGGPGARPRYTEERESTFLDEGPDDEQEVPPLEHTPQSPWASDFKGFQEPAPQKGLEVERWLAESPVGLPPEEEDKLTRSPFEIISPPASPPEMARQRVLLAPGQESPIPDPKLLPPMRDEPTTRSWLADIPPWVPKDRPLPPAPLSPAPAPPTPAPEPHTPAPFSWGTAEDERAVAAVQEGAAELEGGPYSPLGKDYRKAEEEREGEVGVPDHSPRSSQVPKAGESHASEELEQSEPEQREPTPYPDERSFQYADIYEQMMLTGLGPACPTREPPLGAAGDWPPHISTKEEAAGRDTPAEKELSSPVSPHRLQFDTPAFSYAALAGPTVPPRQEPEPGLGMDPSLIPPAVPPRAPIPRSQGPSPPLNGHILSCSPDQRTPSPKEPGRGPWDDSPSDSELEKGAREQPEKEAQSPSPPYPTPAGPSALWPESEASTSPSSDSHLGPARPSLDFPASAFGFSSLQPAPPQLPSPAEPRSAPCGSLAFSGDRALALAPGPPARARHDEYLEVTKAPSLDSSLPQLPSPGSPGAPLLSSLPRPASPVLSEGSSSEATTPVISSVAERFPPGLGAAEPGSIELVPGMEAAAHGLWDLAPLSPAPPASLDLAPAPAPSLPGDMDDGTLPCRLECSGAAAKKPSPSQGPSGDGATNGPTETSPKPPGPAPSEAEACPSWERGAWPEGAERSPRPDTLLSPEQLPCPGAAPGDQPRSGSPETEAGPQGCATEPWPHRGELSPSFLNPPLPRSMDDSDPSTEEARLVGRGGRRRAGAPGATGGPCPVADETPPTSASDSGSSQSDSDVPPETEECPSITAEAALDSDEDGDFLPVDKAGGVSGTHHPRPGHDPPPLPQPDPRPAPPRPDVCMADPEGLSSESGRVERLREKEKAQGRVGRRAPGRAKPASPARRLDLRGKRSPTPGKGTADRASRVPPRPRSTPSQVTSAEEKDGHSPMSKGLVNGLKAGPTALGSKGSSGAPVYVDLAYIPNHCSGKTADLDFFRRVRASYYVVSGNDPANGEPSRAVLDALLEGKAQWGENLQVTLIPTHDTEVTREWYQQTHEQQQQLNVLVLASSSTVVMQDESFPACKIEF; encoded by the exons ATGGAGACCGAGGCTGGGCCCGGGCGGCCTCGCGGCGTTGCCATGGACACAAGTCCCGGGCTAGGGCTCCGCAGCCCCGGCTCTCCGCCGGCTCAGAACCCCGCGGAGCCGCTGCGCGAGGCCGGAGCCGTGGTGGCGGCGGCACGCTGGGACCTGCGGAAGCACTCTTTGCTCATCGTGATCGGCGATATCGCTACAGAGAGTCAGCTGAGGGCCGTTCGGGCCCACCTTGAACAAG GCATTCTCTCCTGGAACATTGATTTATCATCCATTGACTTGAACCAACAATTGAGACTCTTCATTACCCGGCATCTAGCTCACTTCTCCTCAGAGGTCAAAG GCCAGAGGACCCTCTGCCACCAGAGTGAGATCCTAGAGACTGTCATCCTCGTAAACCCCAGTGCCGACAGCATCAGCTCTGAG GTTCACCACCTCCTCAGCAGCCCATCAGCTCACAAACTGCTGATCTTGAGTGGGCAGAGTTTAGAGCCTGGGGGAGACCTCATCCTACAGAGTGGCACCTACTCCTATCAAAACTTTGCCCAGGTCCTTCAGAACCCAGAG ATTGCCCAACTGCTCAGCAACAGAGACCCTGGGATCCAGGCTTTCCTCACCGTGTCCTGCTTAGGGGAGGGCGactggagccacctgggactATCCAGTTCCCAAGAGACCTTGCACCTCCGGCTAAACCCTGAGCCCACGCTGCCCACCATGGACGGCGTGGCTGAATTCTCCGAGTACGTCTCTGAGACCGTGGATGTGCCATCCCCCTTCGACCTGCTGGAGCCCCCCACCTCAGGGGGCTTCCTCAAGCTCTCCAAGCCTTGCTGCTACATCTTCCCCGGCGGCCGCGGGGACTCGGCCCTCTTTGCCGTTAATGGTTTCAACATCCTGGTGGACGGCGGCTCTGATCGCAAGTCCTGCTTCTGGAAGCTAGTGCGGCACCTGGACCGCATCGACTCGGTGCTGCTCACCCACATCGGGGCCGACAACCTGCCAGGCATCAACGGGCTTCTGCAGCGCAAAGTGGCAGAACTGGAAGAGGAGCAGTCCCAGGGCTCCAGCAGCTACAGCGACTGGGTGAAGAACCTCATCTCTCCTGAGCTAGGGGTTGTCTTCTTCAACGTGCCCGATAAGCTGCGGCTGCCTGATGCCTCACGGAAGGCCAAGCGCAGCATTGAGGAGGCCTGCCTCACTCTGCAGCACTTAAACCGCCTGGGCATCCAGGCCGAGCCCCTGTACCGCGTGGTCAGCAACACCATAGAGCCTCTCACCCTCTTCCACAAGATGGGTGTGGGCCGCCTGGACATGTACGTCCTCAACCCTGtcaaggacagcaaggagatgcagTTCCTCATGCAAAAGTGGGCGGGCAACAGTAAAGCCAAGACGGGAATTGTGCTGGCTAATGGGAAGGAGGCTGAGATCTCGGTGCCCTACCTGACCTCTATCACCGCTCTGGTGGTCTGGTTGCCAGCCAACCCCACTGAGAAGATTGTGCGCGTCCTTTTCCCAGGGAATGCCCCCCAGAACAAGATCTTGGAGGGCCTGGAAAAGCTTCGACACCTGGACTTCCTGCGCTACCCCGTGGCCACACAGAAGGACCTGGCCACTGGGGCTGTGCCTGCCAACCTCAAACCCAGCAAAATCAAACAGCGAGCTGACAGCAAAGAGAGCCTCAAGGCCACGACCAAGACACCCGTGGGCAAGCTGGCCAAACGGGAGGAGGTGGCTGAAGAGGGAGCCAAGGAGGCTCGCTCAGAACTGGCCAAAGAGTTAGCCAAGACCGAAAAGAAGGCCAAAGAGTCATCTGAGAAGCCCCCAGAGAAGCCCGCCAAGCCCGAGAGGGTGAAGACAGAGTCAAGCGAGGCACTGAAGGCAGAGAAGCGAAAACTGATCAAAGACAAAGTGGGGAAGAAGCACCTGAAAGAAAAGATATCAAagctggaagagaaaaaagacaaagagaaaaaagagatcaagaaggagaggaaggagcccaagaaggatgaaggaaggaaggaggaaaagaaggatgccaagaaggaggagaagaagaaagacacCAAACCTGAGGTCAAAAAGATTTCCAAGCCAGACCTGAAGCCTTTTACCCCTGAGGTGCGGAAGACCCTCTACAAAGCCAAGGCCCCCGGCAGAGTCAAGATGGACAAGAGCCGGGCTACCCGTGGGGAGAAGGAGCTGTCCTCTGAGCCCCGGACACCCCCGGCCCAGAAGGGGGCTCCACCCCTCCCAGCAAGGGAGCTGGCCTTATCTTCACCAGAAGACCTTACACAGGACTTTGAGGAGTTGAAACGTGAGGAGAGGGAGTTGCTGACTGAACAAAGGGACGAGAAACCGCTCCCCCTGGACACTGCCGAGGAGGGACTCCCGAGCACAGCGGCCCAGGTGGCACCACCCTCTGTCCCCGGGCTGGAAGCAGAAGTACCTGTGGTGAAGGAGAAAGAGGTTGTCCCAGACATCCCTGAGGAACGAGGCAGCAAGGACAGAGGCCCAGACTCTGGGGCggaaacagaggaagagaaagataccTGGGAGGAAAAGAAGCCAAAGGAAGCCGAGGGGCTCCCTGACAGAACAGAAACCCGAGAGGAAAGTGAACCTGAGGTAAAGGAAGATGTGATAGAGAAGGCCGAGTTAGAGGAAATGGAGGAGCTGCCCCCTTCcgatgaggaggaagaagaggaaacaaaggcAGAGGGTTTTTACCAAAAGCACTTGCAAGAAGCCTTGAAGGTGACGCCAGGGGGCAAGGAGGCTCTCGGCGGCCGGGAACTGGGACTCCAAGGCAAGGCCCCAGAGAAGGAGACCTCGTCATTCCTAAGCAGCCTGGCCACCCCGGCAGGAGCCACTGAGCACGTGTCTTACATCCAGGACGAGACAATCCCTGGCTATTCTGAGACCGAGCAGACCATCTCAGATGAAGAGATCCACGACGAGCCCGAGGAACGCGCGGCCCCACCTAGGTTTCCGACAGGAACCTATGACCTCCCTGGGCCTGAAGGTCCCGGCCCCTTTGAGGCCAGCCAGCCTGCTGACAGCGCTGTTCCCGCCCCCGCCAGCAAGGCCTACGGAGCACCAGAGACAGAACTCACCTACCCCCCCAACATGGTGGCCGCCCCTCTGGCAGAAGAGGAGCACGTGTCTTCAGCCACCTCGATCACTGAATGTGACAAGCTCTCTTCTTTTGCCACGTCCGTGGCCGAGGACCAGTCTGTAGCTTCACTCACggccccacagacagaggagacggGCAAGAGCTCCCTGCTGCTTGACACGGTCACAAGCATCCCCTCATCCCGCACTGAAGCCACTCAGGGCCTGGACTACGTGCCATCGGCCGGCACCATCTCACCCACCTCCTCGTTGGAAGAAGACAAAGGCTTCAAGTCACCACCCTATGAGGACTTCTCTGTGACCGGGGagtcagagaagagaggagagatggTAGGGAGAGGCTTGTCTGGAGAGAGGGCCCtggagggggaagaggaggaggagaccaCCAATGTACAGATGTCGGAGAAACTGCATGGTCAGTATGGACCCCCGATGTTTGCCACCCCTGGGCATGCCCTCCACCCAGGGGAACCAGCCCTTGGAGAGGCAGAGGAGCGCTGCCTCAGCCCAGATGACAGCACAGTGAAGATGGCCTCTCCGCCACCATCTGGCCCACCCAGTGCCACCCACACACCCTTTCATCAGTCCCCAGTGGAGGAAAAGTCTGAGCCCCAAGACTTTCAGGAAGCAGACTCCTGGGGAGATACTAAGAGTATCCCAGGTGTAGGCAAGGAAGTTGCTGCAGAGGAGACCGCCAAGCCAGGGCCTGACAagggtgccctggaggaggaagggaaggcgTCTCCTCCCAGGAGCCCCCAGGCCCAGGAGGTACCCATCAGCATAGCCGGGGGACAGGCCGGCCGTACCATCCAGCTGCTGCCAGAACAGGACAAAGCCATCGTCCTCGAGACTGTGGAGGTGGAAGAGCCCGCAGGCCCGGTTCTGGAAACAGAAGCCCTACCCGGAGACTTGAGAACCTCACTCCAGGAACTTGGGGAACCTCAGAAAGAGGAGGTGCTCCAGATTCCTGACCGAGGCCTCTCCCCTGAAGAGGCAGAGTCCCTCTCTGTCCTCAGCGTGGTCTCCCCAGACGCTGCCAAAAAGCAAGACGCCATCCCGAGGTCTCCCTGTGACCTGATGGAGCAGCGCCTCCACACAGACCTGTGGCCGCAGGGATCTCCAGAAGACACCCGGTCACTGTCTCTCTCAGAGGAGAGTCCCAGCAAGGAGACCTCGCTGGACATCTCTTCCAAGCAGCTGTCTCCAGAAAGCCTTGGCACCCTCCAGTTTGGGGAACTAAGCCTTGGTAAGGAAGAAAAAGGGCCTCTGATACAGGCTGAGGACACCACTCTCCACCTAGCCCCTGTGTCTATTCCAGAAGCCCGGGCAGCCACAGTGTCACCTCCCACAGATGGGACCAGTGGATACTCTGCACGGGCAGACATCACAGATGAGAGCCCTGATGGAAAATTACCCACCAGTTCCTTCTCTCCCACTGCGCTGCTAGGAGATGGGAGGCACTCACCCGGAGTGATCACAAGCCTGGGTGAACACATTCTCACACCTGATAGCTCCCTCACCAAGAGCCCTGAGTCCTTACCAAGCCCTGCCATGGAGGATATTGTCATGGAGTGGGAAGGCAAAGTTCCAAAGTTGAAAGACAGACTcccagagcagaaggagaaggcacCCGAGCCCACGGATGAAGTCCTTCAGCAGCAGGGCAAAACCCTGGAACAGAGGGACACTGTCATGGAGCAGAGGGACACAGCCATCTGTCAGAAAGATGAGGTTCTGGAAGAGAAGCACAAGGCTGGGGAGCCGCAGGATCAGGCTGTGGAACAAAAAGGCAGAGACTCAGAACACAGGGAAACAGCCCCAGATCAGAAGGACCAGGCCccggaaagaaaagacaaagacttAGAACCTAAAGACAGAGACTTAGAACACAGGGACACAGCCCCGGAACAGAAGGACCAGGccccagaaggaaaagacaaagacttAGAACCTAAAGACAGAGGCTTAGAACACAGGGACACAGCCCCGGAACAGAAGGACCAGGccccagaaggaaaagacaaagacttAGAACCTAAAGACAGAGGCTTAGAACACAGGGACACAGCCCCAGAACAGAAGGACCAGGccccagaaggaaaagacaaagacttAGAACCTAAAGACAGAGGCTTAGAACACAGGGACACAGCCCCAGAACAGAAGGACCAGGccccagaaggaaaagacaaagacttAGAACCTAAAGACAAAGACTTAGAAGCAAAAGACAAGGCCCTAGAACAGGAGGACAAGGTCCCAGAAGGGAAAGATAAAATCTTAGAACAAAAAATCAGAGACTTGGAACATAAAGACACTGTTCCAGAAGACACGGTCGCTGAACTGAAGGGCAAGGCCTTAGAACAGAAAGATGAAGCCTCTGAACAGGACAAGGCCCCAGAACAGAAGGACAAGGCCCAGAAGGACCAGGCCCCAGAACAGAAGGACCAGGCCTTAGCACAAAAATACTGGGCCCTCGAACAGAAGGCTGAAGCACTTAAACAAACCATTAAGGCCACtgaacaaaaagataaatttctGGAAGAGAAGGACAAAACTCAGGAGCAGGAGAGCCCTGTGCAGGAGGATAAAACCATGGCACCGAAGGAGAAGATCCTAGAGGAAAAATCTCCAGAAAAAGTCAAGGCTGTGGAACAGAAAGAAGAAGCTGTGCTGGAGAAGAGCAAAGCTCCGGGGCTGGAAGAGAGCCCAGTGCAGGAGGACAAGGCCTGGGAGAAGTACCAGAAGGAGCAGGATGTGGTCCAGGAGTGGCGAGAAACATCTCCAAGCAGCAGAGAGCCGGCTGGAGAACAGAAGGAGCCTGCCCGGACATGGGAAGACACATCTCCTGAGCAGGAGGACACGTACTGGAGGGGCAGAGAGGATGTGGTCCTGGAGCAGGACACGTACTGGCAGGAGCTGAGCTGTGAGCGGAAGGTCTGGTTCCCTCATGAGCTGGGGGGCCCGGGGGCCCGGCCACGGTACACAGAAGAGCGGGAGAGCACCTTCCTCGATGAGGGGCCGGACGATGAGCAGGAAGTGCCCCCCTTGGAGCACACACCCCAGAGTCCCTGGGCCTCAGACTTCAAGGGCTTTCAGGAGCCCGCACCACAGAAGGGGCTGGAGGTGGAGCGCTGGCTTGCAGAGTCACCAGTTGGGCTGCCACCAGAGGAAGAGGACAAGCTGACCCGCTCCCCCTTTGAGATCATCTCTCCTCCGGCCTCCCCGCCGGAGATGGCTAGACAGAGGGTTCTGCTGGCCCCAGGGCAAGAGAGCCCCATCCCAGATCCTAAGCTCCTGCCACCCATGAGGGACGAGCCCACCACCCGCTCCTGGCTGGCTGACATCCCACCATGGGTGCCCAAGGACAGACCCCTGCCCCCGGcacccctctccccagctcccgCTCCCCCAACGCCGGCCCCAGAGCCACACACTCCTGCACCCTTCTCCTGGGGCACAGCTGAGGATGAGCGTGCggtggctgcagtgcaggaggggGCAGCTGAGCTGGAAGGCGGGCCATACTCCCCGCTAGGGAAGGACTACCGCAAGGccgaagaagaaagggaaggagaagtgGGGGTTCCTGACCACAGCCCCCGGAGCTCGCAGGTCCCAAAGGCCGGCGAGAGCCATGCCTCTGAGGAGCTCGAGCAGTCCGAGCCAGAGCAGAGAGAGCCTACTCCCTATCCAGACGAGCGGAGCTTCCAGTACGCAGACATCTACGAGCAGATGATGCTCACGGGGCTGGGCCCCGCCTGCCCCACTAGAGAGCCTCCACTTGGAGCTGCTGGGGACTGGCCCCCCCACATCTCAACCAAGGAGGAAGCTGCTGGCCGAGACACGCCTGCAGAGAAGGAGCTTTCATCTCCTGTCTCACCCCATCGCCTCCAATTCGACACTCCGGCCTTCAGCTATGCAGCTCTTGCAGGACCCACTGTGCCCCCCAGGCAGGAGCCTGAGCCGGGGCTAGGCATGGACCCCAGCCTCATCCCACCTGCGGTACCCCCCCGTGCTCCTATCCCCCGGAGCCAAGGCCCAAGCCCGCCGCTGAACGGTCACATCCTGAGCTGCAGTCCAGATCAGAGAACCCCCTCCCCCAAGGAGCCAGGCCGTGGTCCCTGGGATGACAGCCCCAGTGACTCGGAGCTGGAGAAGGGGGCTCGGGAGCAACCCGAAAAAGAGGCCCAGTCCCCAAGTCCCCCGTACCCCACGCCCGCTGGCCCCTCTGCCTTGTGGCCTGAAAGCGAGGCAAGTACCAGCCCTTCCTCGGACTCACACCTGGGTCCTGCCCGACCCAGCCTGGACTTCCCTGCATCAGCCTTTGGCTTCTCCTCACTGCAGCCAGCGCCTCCACAGCTGCCCTCTCCAGCAGAACCCCGCTCAGCACCCTGTGGGTCgcttgccttctctggggaccGGGCTTTGGCTCTGGCTCCAGGACCCCCCGCCAGAGCCCGGCATGATGAGTACCTCGAAGTGACCAAGGCCCCCAGCCTGGACTCGTCGCTGCCCCAGCTGCCATCACCCGGATCTCCCGGCGCCCCTCTCCTCTCCAGTCTGCCGAGGCCCGCCTCTCCCGTGCTGTCTGAAGGCTCCTCCTCGGAGGCCACCACACCTGTGATTTCAAGTGTGGCTGAGCGCTTCCCTCCTGGTCTGGGAGCTGCAGAACCAGGGTCCATAGAGCTGGTCCCAGGAATGGAAGCTGCTGCCCATGGCCTCTGGGACCTTGCTCCTCTGAGCCCAGCACCTCCAGCGTCCCTGGACTTGGCCCCAGCTCCGGCTCCGAGCCTGCCTGGGGACATGGATGACGGCACCCTGCCCTGTCGCCTGGAGTGCTCGGGGGCGGCTGCCAAGAAGCCAAGCCCCTCCCAGGGTCCCTCTGGAGATGGTGCCACCAATGGTCCAACTGAAACCAGCCCCAAGCCCCCGGGCCCTGCCCCATCCGAGGCTGAGGCCTGCCCTTCCTGGGAGCGTGGGGCCTGGCCTGAGGGAGCCGAGAGAAGCCCCCGGCCTGACACACTGCTCTCCCCTGAGCAGCTGCCATGCCCTGGAGCGGCCCCTGGAGACCAGCCTAGAAGCGGCTCCCCCGAGACAGAGGCTGGGCCCCAGGGCTGTGCCACTGAACCCTGGCCTCACCGCGGGGAGctctccccctccttcctgaaccctcctctgcCTCGGTCTATGGATGACAGCGACCCCTCAACTGAAGAGGCTCGGCTGGTAGGGAGAGGGGGGCGGCGCCgggcaggagccccaggagccaCAGGGGGCCCGTGCCCCGTGGCAGATGAGACACCCCCAACATCAGCCAGCGACTCAGGCTCCTCCCAGTCAGATTCTGATGTTCCGCCAGAAACTGAGGAGTGTCCATCCATCACGGCTGAGGCAGCCCTCGACTCAGATGAAGATGGGGACTTCCTGCCTGTGGACAAAGCTGGTGGGGTCAGTGGGACTCACCATCCCAGGCCCGGCCATGACCCGCCCCCGCTCCCTCAGCCAGACCCTCGGCCAGCCCCTCCCCGTCCTGACGTGTGCATGGCTGACCCCGAGGGGCTCAGCTCAGAGTCTGGAAGGGTAGAGAGGCTAcgggagaaggagaaggcacaGGGGAGAGTTGGCCGCAGGGCCCCGGGTAGGGCCAAGCCAGCGTCTCCTGCCCGCCGTCTGGATCTTCGGGGAAAACGCTCACCCACCCCTGGTAAAGGGACTGCAGATCGAGCCTCCCGGGTCCCACCCCGACCACGCAGCACTCCAAGCCAGGTCACCTCAGCAGAGGAAAAAGATGGACACAGCCCCATGTCCAAAGGCTTAGTCAATGGACTCAAGGCAGGCCCAA CAGCCTTGGGTTCCAAGGGCAGCTCTGGTGCCCCTGTCTATGTGGATCTCGCCTACATCCCGAATCACTGCAGCGGCAAGACTGCTGACCTTGACTTCTTCCGACGAGTGCGTGCATCCTACTATGTGGTCAGTGGGAACGACCCTGCCAATGGCGAGCCGAGCAGGGCTGTGCTGGATGCCCTGCTGGAGGGCAAGGCCCAGTGGGGGGAGAATCTTCAG GTGACTCTGATCCCTACTCATGACACAGAGGTGACGCGTGAGTGGTACCAGCAGACccatgagcagcagcagcagctgaacgTTCTAGTCCTGGCCAGCAGCAGCACCGTGGTCATGCAGGATGAGTCCTTCCCTGCCTGCAAGATTGAGTTCTGA